In Setaria viridis chromosome 5, Setaria_viridis_v4.0, whole genome shotgun sequence, the genomic stretch CAACTAGTAAATCGCACTAACAATTCACAGATTGATATGTGATATTCTCGGTCGCTATGGCAAGCGATATTTTGTTTTCACTAGCAGTGCCCATTATTACTTGTGAGCAAGTGCAGCACTTGCATTCTACGGTGACCTAATGTCCAAACTATTGCTCAAACTTAAAGAGTATAGTACTAAGCAAAGAAGATAAAACAAAGCCAATTCAAGTTTTCGGAGCACAGCTATATGTCGTTTATTCCATACACAAAACAGATTAGATCAACGGTGACTGATTCTGTGAGatgctgtgagaaagcagcagCTGTTAAAACCAACGGTAACAGCTACCTAGCTAACATCTGACAACTTATGTAAACCCGTTATATATTCATATAAGGCATAAAAGTTCACCACCGGTTACAAGGAGATATGCCCATTAAAAGTGAGGACATATGCCGAAAATCAAACTCAACTAACCTAGcttttttatttcagattgacCTTCAGCTAAAAAAGACAGAAGGATCTATTTCAATCTGCTGGCTGATGAAAAAAAGGAGCCAGATGAAATACTCGTAGACCTGATGAGCTTCCGACTGCAATATGTATGGTAGTAAGTTCTGGAAGCAGTGGAATATATGATTGCCCATTATCCACTATGCTGACCATTCACGTGGGGATGTTACATTGCTGCCAGCATTAAGCTTATCAACCATGGCAGGTTGGGCTGCTGTCACCACCGGAAGTATCTCGACTTGATCCCGTGGATACCCTACTACACTGGCTGTTTCAACCATATTTCCAAACTGATGATTGTGCACGGCTTGCGGTCCCAAGTGATGAAACGCCATCGGAGCAGTAGCTTGAGGCTGAGGCAGAATAGCAACAACAGTTGCAGGGCAGTTAGAAGGGTTCTTGTACGTGGAGCTATAGGTCTGCCCATTTCCTTGAACAGCATAAGATGCAACACTACAATGGCTGGGCTGGCTTGGTTGAGGACAGGGGCCCTGGCTGTGTGGCTGCAGTGactgtggctgctgctgctggatatTATGATCAGCCACTGGAAGCAAAATTGTGTTGCCTTGGCCATAAAATGAATGAGCAACTTCATGATGCTTCTGCTGCGGCGAAGAGTATGGAGGCTGCACAGCCACACTTCTTGAAATTGGCTCAGAGTTAGCATTGGCAGGCTTCTGGGAACAGTATGAAGGATACAAGGGTGTGACTTGAGGAGCACTCTGCGACTGAGGAGATGACGATTGTTGTTGAGCCATCTGTCGCGAAACATGCTGGATAATGTATTGCTGCTGTTGCACCATGTGCTGTTGGGAATGCCATGCGTGCGAATCAACCTGCTGGGTAGGCATCTGGGGCCTGTGATTCTGTGGTTGAGGGTACAACTCAGTTGCGTGACTAGATTTTTGAGGTAGCTCAACCGCAACCCTGGCTTCAGGGTTCTGGACAAGTGGCTGCACAACTTGAACCAAAGGTTCCGCCGTCTTGCTCTCGGTGGATTTGGCATGATCCTGGCTTTGCACATAGTACACAGGAGCTTGGTTCAGCTGCTGCTGATCATGCTGTGCGCTCAAAGAGACCGGCACCAAGTGCTGCAGAACAAACCCGTTGCTGCTTTGGACCTGGACAGCAGGTGATTGCATCCCATTAACTTGGTGAATCGGCAAAAGGGCAACCTCATGCTTCGGAACTTGCGTGCTGTGGTCGCTTTCCCTTGGCGCAAGCATGGAAAAACCAGTGGCTTCACTCTTGTGAGAAGGCGCCTCATGCGCTATTTGAAGTTTGCTTAGTTCGTTCGGAGTCTCAGCTAAATCTTGCCTGTCCTGAAGGATCTGCACAGATTTGTGGACCTGGCGACCAAAATGTAGATCtaattatatataaaaaaagatgCTATGTAAATCCCATCTCCAGGGACAGTGGGGTTGACTCCACTGCTGATTGTACAATCTTGCGGGGGGAAAGAAACAACTTTAAGCATCGTACATCAAGCATAAGTGAGAAATCCAAATCTCACTGTTACGTCGGAATGGCATTATGAAATTATTAGTAAATCATTACTCGAGAAACAAATCGGCGCGCCATGCGTACCCGGATCCGAGACGCACGGAGAGCGCGCACGCACCTGTCTGAGATTCTTGTCGATGCACCTGAAGTTGGCGGTGCTCTCGCCGTGGTAGTCCATGACGTCGCTGCGGAGCTCCCCGATGGACCTCTCGAGCTTGTAGCAGTAGAGCTCGAGCTGCGAGAGGCGGCCCCCGATGCCGTCGAGCGAGTGGAGCAGCGCGTCGGCCTGCTTCCGCATGCACTCCTCGACGGCCGCCATGACGGCGTCCTTGGGGTAGAACCCTCCGTCCTGCTGCTGgttctgctgcagctgctggtggtggtgctggtgcagcAGCGGCTGCGCGTAGACGCCAACGAAGGTCCTGTTCGCCCGTTCGTCCTGCGAGCCAACCAAAACAGCCGTCTCTCGCTCTCGGGGACCGGGGGAATCGAAAATCAcggggggcggggcggggcgggcgcggggcgtaCCTCGCGGTGGCGCGGGTGGTCGAAGGAGCAGCGCGCGTCGGGGGGCAGGCCGAAGGCGCcggagacggaggcggcggcggggcgcgcgggGGAGGCCATGCGTGGGCGGCgggggctagggttttgggatGGTTGGTGCAGCGGGGTGgagtggggtggggtggggtgagGGGGAGTTGGGAATCcgaagcgaggaggaaggggcggGGAAAGAGAGGTAGGAGTACAAGCAAAGAAGAAGGGTAATGTAAAAACGGCCAGGTAAACAGGGTGGGTGAGTGAGACTGTTAGAGCCTGAGAGTGAGAGGggtgaaaggaaaaaaaaaagtggaaaCAGAAGGTCTCGGCAAGCAAAGCGGAGGTAGAGAGCCAGAGTGGGGCGTTGGAGCCGAGAGCGGTGGTGGGGCTGTGCCCTGTGGAGTTCGAGGCGCGGGGAGGAATAAAAATGGGAGCGGCGCCGAGCAAGTTGGGGGCATCAAGGGGGGGAGCGCCAGCGGGCGTGGTGGACCTCGGAGAGTGAGAGGCGCGGGCCGATGATGCCCGAGCTCGGCGGAGCCCGGTCCACATGTGGACTGAGATCTGGCGAAatctggtggcggtggcgagagagagagagagaagcggAGCGTGGGATTCAGCGGTGGCGGTCACCGGTCAGGTGTGGATAGAGGTGGCCGGGCCGGGAGGTGTGGACCGGGGGTCGAGGGATACCGTgcacgcgcccgcgcccgcgctctGCTGCTGCGGGTCGATGGGGATTTTGGATTTGGATGCCAGGACGATGTGATCGGTTTCCGATGACGGGTTTGTTCGGGGGGTGCTCCGTCGCGGTCCGCCTCGTGCGCCATGTGCGCGATTAACAACTGAACGGATCAGGCACAGGCACAAGCCGGAGAGGCCTTGGAGAAGGTAAGAGAGAGGATAATAAGGTCCAGTCCGCGGGCTAAATGTTTATCCACGTTATAAAAGTCCTAcgtggaggagggagaagaggagagagagaacgGAGGGAGGTGAACGAGTCGCCCGGCTGAAGCGGCGTAACCGAGAACGAGCGCCCGCTGCGGGCGACAGAAACCTGTGCTTGTTCCTCCCCAAGATCCCGTGCTCCGCCCCACCTCCCTCGCGCCAATCTCCATTTGCTGCTCCTTCCAAATCAATCTCCCGCGCGTCAAATCGAACTCTAGCGCGCCAAATCAGTTGCAGGCGACTCGAACGCATCTTCCACCTGCAGATCCCGTTCTCCGTCCACGAAATCCCCTCCCCCCTTCCCGCTGCGACGCCACGAAATCAGCTCTAAACCTTAGGCTTGCCAGACTTGTGGTCGGCGCCTCTGCAATGGCTCGGCAGTCCAACGGGGCCTTTGAGCCTCCTCGTCGTTCATCCCTTCCCATGTAAATTCGGGTTCTACTCCTACAGGAACCGACTGTTGCGTTCAGTAAGCCTCACATGTGTTCTTCAGCCGCATTTTAATCCCATCGTTTCTCTTTTGATGCCTGCGGTGTTCATGCATGAATCCAGGAACAATTTCTGATCAGTTATTTTTGCTGAATTAGCTCAATCGATTCACCTGTTGTGCCCTTTTATTGTGGCAAAGTCCTCATAATTCATCCCGTTTTCCCCCTTTGTTGCAGAGGAGTACTTTGTGGTGGTGAATTCTTGTCCTATATGAGCCAATTATTAACCATTAATATCGCACAGAGGAACTGGAGAATCGGAAAGAGGTCCAACATCCGTGTCAATTTGGTTGCCTAGATCAGTGTATCAGTATGATTTATGTTGTTGGATGAATGGGTACAAAGATACTGACCACACCAGATCATACGTACATGGAGGCATCAAGTACTTGTATTCCTAATTCAGCCAACCTCTCAGTCAATCCATCGAGAggctgtttggttccctttgcttatttttagcacgtgtcacatcgaatgtttagatactaattaggaatattaaacgtagattatttacaaaacccattaccagatggaggctaaacggccagacaaatctattgagcctaattaatccatcattagcaaatgtttactgtagcaacacattatcaaatcatggactaattaggcttaatagattcatctcaccgtttagcctccacttatgtaatgggttttgtaaatagcctacgtttaatactcctaattagtatccaaacattcgatgtgacgggtgctaaaaataagcaagagtaaccaaaccAGACCTATATTTGCTGGCTATGTTATTAGCTCTAGATGACATGGCAAGAGCACACAGCCCACGGCAGGCTAAATTATTAGGCCCGCAGGGCTTCACCACCAGCTTCTTCACCAAAGGAGTAGGAGtaaaatgctccaaaatactcccaaacactcccaaacatgttctggtGAAACTCTACCAAAGGAGTAGGAGTAAAATAGGTGGTAGGAGTAAAATGGCTCAGGTCGAAAAGCTCCACGAAATCTGCTCTCTGGAGCATTTTGGAGGAGAAACTGAAAAAATgggctccccgcggcttcaCCCTGGGTCGCAGGGGCATCTGATCCTTTTGCCCACCATGGCCCACTGTGAAGGATGGTAGATGCAGGGGGGAAGCCAGAGGAAGACGGCACAGGGGCCTTAGGGCGCGAggtggagggaggcggcggggtgtgGCGGTGGCCTCCGACGACTCGCCGAAGCAGttcccggccgcggccgccataGCATTGGCAGCCTCGACCTGCTGCCCGATGGCGTCGACCTCCTGCTCGGTGGCCTCGACCTGCAGCGTGGTGGCGTCGAGCTCCCACGCGAGGCCACTGCAGGGGATGCCTGGGGCCGGACAGGCGCACGAGagacggccggcgggcgcggggaggCGGACGGCTGGCAGGGAGCAACGATGGCGCGACCgtagggagggagggcggcgggggaaAAGGATGAGGAGATGGAATGGATAAGGCACACGTGAACGGGAAGAGTGAGAAAAAGAATGGGAgcgaaaaaagaaaataggaataaaagaatggagagaaaaaagagaagggtataatggacatttcacatttttacCTATTTTAAATAATTAGGAGAAATTGTTTTGCCAAATATTTTTCCAACCAGACAAACCGGAACAAAAAGGCTGCTCTACCAAAGAAGCCGCAGCTGCAACCGTTTCAGCCACAACCACAGCCCTACCAAACAAACCTTGCTCTTGTTGTGGTTCCAAGTTACCCTTTCCCCACGGCTGGTTGGTGGTGGGTGAATGGTGACTTGGTGCCAAGCCGGCCAAGGTCAGAAACTGGTGTCGAGTTCTCGTTGGCTAAATCCACACTAGTTTTTTGTTACAATGTCGCACATTTCCCTCCCCGTCCCAGATCTGCCCTTGGCCCACTGCATGTAGTGATAGGCATTTTCCATAAGAATTTGAAGCAGTCAATGTTTTGTTGTGGCTGAGTATATAAACAATGTATTGTACGTTTAGTAATGTTATGCGTAGCAGTAGCATGGTATATTGGTATTGGTATAACATGGCAGCTGGGGCGGTAAAGGAATCACTGCAAGAAATCTTCTAATTTGTGGCTAACCAAAAAGTGTTATAAAAGTGTTTTTTcatcataaaccgtgatttatgatgTGGGAGTGACAAAAATCCCtcgtcattagtcgagcatcataaatcgcgactagtgatgttccttatttcggtgcgtctctaagataatgatgaatgaaaattcgTCCCACATGTCGTCATAAAACTATTTCGGAGGTTGCGCCACATTAGACAAGAACCCAACGTGGCTCCGACGTGGTACGAGTGTTATGATGATTTCGGTTCGTCACAAATTGAAGCCCAGTCCATGTAACAACCTTTATGAGCTCAATTTTGTTGAGCCATTTTTAACCTATTTTAGGTTTCCGCGCTATTTTTCGACCCAAAAATGTTTGTTGCACGCCATATTGGACCTTTTTCTGGGCCCTAGCCCATTATTGCAATTTGCAGTgccatatattcaattttggctactgatcaccatcacaatcacaGACATAAAACAACTCATTTCCAACTTCCATATTgttcacatcacaatcaatgaatAGTTAACTAGCAAAAataatgcaacaacaagttaagcatcaacaatgcaacGTACAACAAAAGTTTatcagcaacaaacaacaagttCAGCAGCAACACACTTTAGTTGAGGGAAGGATTCACCTGGCTCTGACTGGTGCTGAAGTTTATCAGGCTAGAAATCAAAGAATGCAACTGCTTGgtggtgttcttcaaagctcCAAGCTCTTCTGTCTGACACTTCAatgttattttttgtttttgtgtttCAGCCCTCAATCTTAGTGCACCCATCTCAGAATCCTGTTGAGCAATCTTTTGCTGAAGTTGTGCCCCCCttgtttctcactctcaagatcagCTTGTATTTCTTCCACCTGCAGCACAGTACCAACCCTAGTCCTTCTCTTGGAGGGTGGGTGAATGCCAGCAACCTCCCGGAATATCCTAGATTGGACAACTTTAGCCACTGCTTCAACAACAATCTTTGGTTGGTCGTCTCCAGGTTGGGTGACAATTTGTTCCATCCGagcctaataaaagaaagaaaatgaaaggtaTCACAAAGTACTCACAAATATTTCTAGTGTTGTTGTTGCAAAGAAGTGCAAAGTAAACAAATACTTACAATGGCTGCATGTATTGGAGCAGTGTAGCCAtttttgctgcaatggaagtTTTTGAAAAGATCCATTGGAGTTGGGTCTCCTTCAGCATGATTATCCCTCTAATATGATGTGAAAACATGCATAAACTATTAGCCTTGAACAAGGAGCATGAGCAGgttcatcaaataaagtacAAAGTAAAAACATGACTTGTTCAATTGCTTACAACAACATGAGCCTATGAAATGTAGCTTCTAGATCCTCTGCGCTGAGAAAACCTGACCAGTCCACGACTACTATGATAAAAGGTCTACATGCACATATCGGTTCATATCTTATACAACAAATGAGTTCAGATCGGATCGACTAAAGCATTAATTGATTCACTTCCTAGTCCTAGTCACTGTCAGGTGTAGAattttcatcttcatcatggTATTGCCAGATAgtttcgtcctcctcctcattgtCCGAATTGAATCCATCCACATCAGATACAACCTGCTGGCAAATGGAAGTAACttgatgttggaggtatgccctagaggcaatcatagagatgatgatattccatttgtatccatgatttgtatattgtgttcattgaatatccattaaaggctacttgaattgatttgcaattatgtgaattgtatgtgaaactctttacttgtatggttattctaaagttgtccctagtcggagttcatgtgaggacacacatgaatattagactagcacatgtattagttgatgactatgtttcacaagtcatggacatggagatgttgaactaataatgtggacacatgtggagacatgtgctgggactgacccaacacgagaagtagttctctctttaaacaacatatacgctttgtccttagacctgagattgtcgcatgtattctagatgtggatcgacctacttaggggctatcaaacgctacgccgtaacagggtagttataaaggtagctttcgggtttgtcaagaagcatgctatgagacatggtgaatcaagatgggatttgcccctctctgattgagagtgatatctctgggcccctcgagtgatcggatccgaaaatgcatggccatgctacgtacgattaagagttaacctacaaagggattccgaatcacaggatcgagaaagagcggtcggcttgaagctagaccaaatatcgtgaggcaaagggaatagcatgtatattatgttgtgatggttcatctgatatgatcttcgtgtgcgtataggagttggcacgtcttgctagaggccgctaccgactattgggccgagtaggagtactcgggccatgtctatacgtatccgaacccatagggtcagacacttaaggggctggaagcccaattcggatcagatccgaattggattaggtttagaagtactaatgggcctcggatccagaggcccgtcaggaacctctataaatagaggggtgggggcgccctaggatttacaccttttggcgaaacacacttgccgcgcctcccacgccctcgcctgttgcaactcgcggatctagcagtccggcttgcgacgcttcctccctgcacgtgtggataccttggaggtgttgcgcctgcaacacttggacgagccgccgacgagccacgacgagccgacgacgagccgcggcaccggaggcgatcttgttgcacgtggacgagctgctggacgtgatcgactacgtacgactacgtgatcgtcttcactgcatcgacgcatatctacatcttccgcaccagtagtgcgtcgagtggtaatcccgtgatccttatacggcagttcttcctggttatatgcggtagaattttgaattgcgctagtgtagcatacctcgtatcccaacacttgaGCCACTAGAACGATAGTCcactcctcctcatcatcagtaaTAGGCACCGAAGCCTCCGAACCATAACCAATACCATCATTAAAGCTTTCTTCATTTACATCATCTTGATATGCAAGTACCATGCCACTGGGTGTTATGTCCTGCTCATTTTCCTTAAAGCTCCACAAATTCCTGTGCTCAAATTTTGTCACCACTCTCCATGGATCTTGTAGCAGGGTGTCTGGCAAGTAAAACACCTTTATTGCTTGATCCGCAAAAATGTAGGGATCACCTTTGTACCAGTACCTTGCAGTATTGATGCTTGTGAAGTACCCATCCTTTTTAATCCTTGGTTCCCTCTTGATCCCTCCCAAATCATACCAATCATAGTGGAATAGTACAACAGTTCGATTTATGCCATGCCCTAATGAGTTATACCGCAGctcaataatttttttagaCAACCATAAAACTCAAATGACTCAATATTATGAAAGCCTGCAGCTATAATCCGACCGGTTTGTGTCTTCCTATTTTCCTCTCGGGCATGTGTGTGGTACCGGACACCGCCAACAAGACATGCTGAATATTTTCTTCCTCGCTTGTCTGGTAAAGTTGATAATGCATATAGGTCCTTGAAGACCTCTCCTTGAGGCATCTTTTCAATCTATACAACAAAACCATAGTTTTATATATAGTTTTATATATAGGTCATCGCTAGctaatataattttgtatagaaaaaGTAGAAAACTTATATGTGATTTAAACCATTGGGCAAATTCTGTTTAAATTGTACGGTCCATAACCTGGCCTgacacaccttcctcttctaaCCGATCCCTGTATATCCTTCAAAAACACATCCATCTGAAAATTAGATCAAAATAATTACTGGGATATCTGTTTTCAGTTTGCTCAAAACGTCCAACTTAAGATTTTTGCAACATAGTTGCCGAAAGAAGTTTCCTAATTCCGAAACAGCTGAGTATATCTCTTTATCCATTAAACCTCGAAGGGAAATAGGCAAAATC encodes the following:
- the LOC117855962 gene encoding uncharacterized protein, with protein sequence MWTGLRRARASSARASHSPRSTTPAGAPPLDAPNLLGAAPIFIPPRASNSTGHSPTTALGSNAPLWLSTSALLAETFCFHFFFSFHPSHSQALTVSLTHPVYLAVFTLPFFFACTPTSLSPPLPPRFGFPTPPHPTPPHSTPLHQPSQNPSPRRPRMASPARPAAASVSGAFGLPPDARCSFDHPRHREDERANRTFVGVYAQPLLHQHHHQQLQQNQQQDGGFYPKDAVMAAVEECMRKQADALLHSLDGIGGRLSQLELYCYKLERSIGELRSDVMDYHGESTANFRCIDKNLRQVHKSVQILQDRQDLAETPNELSKLQIAHEAPSHKSEATGFSMLAPRESDHSTQVPKHEVALLPIHQVNGMQSPAVQVQSSNGFVLQHLVPVSLSAQHDQQQLNQAPVYYVQSQDHAKSTESKTAEPLVQVVQPLVQNPEARVAVELPQKSSHATELYPQPQNHRPQMPTQQVDSHAWHSQQHMVQQQQYIIQHVSRQMAQQQSSSPQSQSAPQVTPLYPSYCSQKPANANSEPISRSVAVQPPYSSPQQKHHEVAHSFYGQGNTILLPVADHNIQQQQPQSLQPHSQGPCPQPSQPSHCSVASYAVQGNGQTYSSTYKNPSNCPATVVAILPQPQATAPMAFHHLGPQAVHNHQFGNMVETASVVGYPRDQVEILPVVTAAQPAMVDKLNAGSNVTSPREWSA